A genome region from Oncorhynchus masou masou isolate Uvic2021 chromosome 14, UVic_Omas_1.1, whole genome shotgun sequence includes the following:
- the LOC135554746 gene encoding uncharacterized protein LOC135554746 isoform X1 gives MWRFWAGVVKCGLWLWRSWAGVVTRGLWLWRSWAGVVTRGLWLSWAGVDTRGLWLWRSWAGVVVEVLGWCGYTWSVVVEVLGWRGYTWSVVVLGWRGYTWSVVVEVLGWRGYMWFVVVEVLGWRGYTWSVVVLGWRGYTWSVVVEVLGWRGYTWSVVVEVLGWRGYTWSVVVEVLGWCGCGGPGLAWLHVVCGCGGPGLAWLHVVCGCGGPGLAWLWLSWAGVVTHGLWLWRSWAGMVTHGLWLSWAGVVTRGLWLWRFWAGVVTHGLWLSWAGVVTRGLWLWRSWAGVVTRGLRLWRFWAGMVTHGLWLSWAGVVTRGLWLWRSWAGVVARGLWLWRSWAGVVTRGLRLWRFWAGMVTHGLWLSWAGVVTRGLWLWRSWAGVVTRGLRLWRSWAGVVKRGLRLWRSWAGVVTRGLRLWRSWAGVVTCGLRLWRFWAGMVKRGLRLWRSWAGVVTRGLRLWRSWAGVVKRGLRLLRSWAGVVTRGLRLWRSWAGVVTCGLRLWRFWAGMVTRGLRLWRFWAGVVTCGLWLWRSWAGVVTRGLWLWRSWAGVVTRGLWLWRSWAGMVTHGLWLSWAGVVTRGLWLWRFWAGVVTRGLWLWRSWAGMVTHGLWLSWAGVVTRGLWLWRSWAGVVSGFGGPGLVWLNVVCGCGGPGLAWLHVVCGCGGPGLAWLNVVCGCGGPGLAWLNVVCGCEAGWTYWQIL, from the exons atgtggaggttctgggctggcgtggttaaatgtggtctgtggttgtggaggtcctgggctggcgtggttacacgtggtctgtggttgtggaggtcctgggctggcgtggttacacgtggtctgtggttgtcctgggctggcgtggatacacgtggtctgtggttgtggaggtcctgggctggcgtggttgtggaggtcctgggctggtgtggttacacgtggtctgtggttgtggaggtcctgggctggcgtggttacacgtggtctgtggttgtcctgggctggcgtggatacacgtggtctgtggttgtggaggtcctgggctggcgtggttacatgtggtttgtggttgtggaggtcctgggctggcgtggttacacgtggtctgtggttgtcctgggctggcgtggttacacgtggtctgtggttgtggaggtcctgggctggcgtggttacacgtggtctgtggttgtggaggtcctgggctggcgtggttacacgtggtctgtggttgtggag gtcctgggctggtgtggttgtggaggtcctgggctggcgtggttacacgtggtctgtggttgtggaggtcctgggctggcgtggttacacgtggtctgtggttgtggaggtcctgggctggcgtggttgtggttgtcctgggctggcgtggttacacatggtctgtggttgtggaggtcctgggctggcatggttacacatggtttgtggttgtcctgggctggcgtggttacacgtggtctgtggttgtggaggttctgggctggcgtggttacacatggtttgtggttgtcctgggctggcgtggttacacgtggtctgtggttgtggaggtcctgggctggcgtggttacacgtggtctgcggttgtggaggttctgggctggcatggttacacatggtttgtggttgtcctgggctggcgtggttacacgtggtctgtggttgtggaggtcctgggctggcgtggttgcacgtggtctgtggttgtggaggtcctgggctggcgtggttacacgtggtctgcggttgtggaggttctgggctggcatggttacacatggtttgtggttgtcctgggctggcgtggttacacgtggtctgtggttgtggaggtcctgggctggcgtggttacacgtggtctgcggttgtggaggtcctgggctggcgtggttaaacgtggtctgcggttgtggaggtcctgggctggcgtggttacacgtggtctgcggttgtggaggtcctgggctggcgtggttacatgtggtctgcggttgtggaggttctgggctggcatggttaaacgtggtctgcggttgtggaggtcctgggctggcgtggttacacgtggtctgcggttgtggaggtcctgggctggcgtggttaaacgtggtctgcggttgttgaggtcctgggctggcgtggttacacgtggtctgcggttgtggaggtcctgggctggcgtggttacatgtggtctgcggttgtggaggttctgggctggcatggttacacgtggtctgcggttgtggaggttctgggctggcgtggttacatgtggtttgtggttgtggaggtcctgggctggcgtggttacacgtggtctgtggttgtggaggtcctgggctggcgtggttacacgtggtctgtggttgtggaggtcctgggctggcatggttacacatggtttgtggttgtcctgggctggcgtggttacacgtggtctgtggttgtggaggttctgggctggcgtggttacacgtggtctgtggttgtggaggtcctgggctggcatggttacacatggtttgtggttgtcctgggctggcgtggttacacgtggtctgtggttgtggaggtcctgggctggcgtggttagcggttttggaggtcctgggctggtgtggttaaacGTGGTttgtggttgtggaggtcctgggctggcgtggttacacgtggtctgtggttgtggaggtcctgggctggcgtggttaaacgtggtctgcggttgtggaggtcctgggctggcgtggttaaacgtggtctgcggttgtgaggctggttggacatactggcaaattctctaa
- the LOC135554746 gene encoding uncharacterized protein LOC135554746 isoform X2: MWRFWAGVVKCGLWLWRSWAGVVTRGLWLWRSWAGVVTRGLWLSWAGVDTRGLWLWRSWAGVVVEVLGWCGYTWSVVVEVLGWRGYTWSVVVLGWRGYTWSVVVEVLGWRGYMWFVVVEVLGWRGYTWSVVVLGWRGYTWSVVVEVLGWRGYTWSVVVEVLGWRGYTWSVVVEVLGWCGCGGPGLAWLHVVCGCGGPGLAWLHVVCGCGGPGLAWLWLSWAGVVTHGLWLWRSWAGMVTHGLWLSWAGVVTRGLWLWRFWAGVVTHGLWLSWAGVVTRGLWLWRSWAGVVTRGLRLWRFWAGMVTHGLWLSWAGVVTRGLWLWRSWAGVVARGLWLWRSWAGVVTRGLRLWRFWAGMVTHGLWLSWAGVVTRGLWLWRSWAGVVTRGLRLWRSWAGVVKRGLRLWRSWAGVVTRGLRLWRSWAGVVTCGLRLWRFWAGMVKRGLRLWRSWAGVVTRGLRLWRSWAGVVKRGLRLLRSWAGVVTRGLRLWRSWAGVVTCGLRLWRFWAGMVTRGLRLWRFWAGVVTCGLWLWRSWAGVVTRGLWLWRSWAGVVTRGLWLWRSWAGMVTHGLWLSWAGVVTRGLWLWRFWAGVVTRGLWLWRSWAGMVTHGLWLSWAGVVTRGLWLWRSWAGVVKRGLWLWRSWAGVVTRGLWLWRSWAGVVKRGLRLWRSWAGVVKRGLRL; this comes from the exons atgtggaggttctgggctggcgtggttaaatgtggtctgtggttgtggaggtcctgggctggcgtggttacacgtggtctgtggttgtggaggtcctgggctggcgtggttacacgtggtctgtggttgtcctgggctggcgtggatacacgtggtctgtggttgtggaggtcctgggctggcgtggttgtggaggtcctgggctggtgtggttacacgtggtctgtggttgtggaggtcctgggctggcgtggttacacgtggtctgtggttgtcctgggctggcgtggatacacgtggtctgtggttgtggaggtcctgggctggcgtggttacatgtggtttgtggttgtggaggtcctgggctggcgtggttacacgtggtctgtggttgtcctgggctggcgtggttacacgtggtctgtggttgtggaggtcctgggctggcgtggttacacgtggtctgtggttgtggaggtcctgggctggcgtggttacacgtggtctgtggttgtggag gtcctgggctggtgtggttgtggaggtcctgggctggcgtggttacacgtggtctgtggttgtggaggtcctgggctggcgtggttacacgtggtctgtggttgtggaggtcctgggctggcgtggttgtggttgtcctgggctggcgtggttacacatggtctgtggttgtggaggtcctgggctggcatggttacacatggtttgtggttgtcctgggctggcgtggttacacgtggtctgtggttgtggaggttctgggctggcgtggttacacatggtttgtggttgtcctgggctggcgtggttacacgtggtctgtggttgtggaggtcctgggctggcgtggttacacgtggtctgcggttgtggaggttctgggctggcatggttacacatggtttgtggttgtcctgggctggcgtggttacacgtggtctgtggttgtggaggtcctgggctggcgtggttgcacgtggtctgtggttgtggaggtcctgggctggcgtggttacacgtggtctgcggttgtggaggttctgggctggcatggttacacatggtttgtggttgtcctgggctggcgtggttacacgtggtctgtggttgtggaggtcctgggctggcgtggttacacgtggtctgcggttgtggaggtcctgggctggcgtggttaaacgtggtctgcggttgtggaggtcctgggctggcgtggttacacgtggtctgcggttgtggaggtcctgggctggcgtggttacatgtggtctgcggttgtggaggttctgggctggcatggttaaacgtggtctgcggttgtggaggtcctgggctggcgtggttacacgtggtctgcggttgtggaggtcctgggctggcgtggttaaacgtggtctgcggttgttgaggtcctgggctggcgtggttacacgtggtctgcggttgtggaggtcctgggctggcgtggttacatgtggtctgcggttgtggaggttctgggctggcatggttacacgtggtctgcggttgtggaggttctgggctggcgtggttacatgtggtttgtggttgtggaggtcctgggctggcgtggttacacgtggtctgtggttgtggaggtcctgggctggcgtggttacacgtggtctgtggttgtggaggtcctgggctggcatggttacacatggtttgtggttgtcctgggctggcgtggttacacgtggtctgtggttgtggaggttctgggctggcgtggttacacgtggtctgtggttgtggaggtcctgggctggcatggttacacatggtttgtggttgtcctgggctggcgtggttacacgtggtctgtggttgtggag gtcctgggctggtgtggttaaacGTGGTttgtggttgtggaggtcctgggctggcgtggttacacgtggtctgtggttgtggaggtcctgggctggcgtggttaaacgtggtctgcggttgtggaggtcctgggctggcgtggttaaacgtggtctgcggttgtga